The genomic segment GGCTCCTATGGGCTCCCAGTAGTCGGACCAGTAGATCAGGGCGGCGTCGGCCTTCGACAAAGATCGTATATCCTTATGGGATACGATCTTTCTCTCGTAGGCGAATCTAAGGGTACCTTCCGTTATGCCGTAGTTGGTCCGTCCTCCCCTATCGTCCGGATCGTTCGCATATCCTCCCTCGAATCCCAGGACCACGGAGAGAACCTCAGAGAACCTCTCCGTCACTTCGTCCCCCTCCCCTCCCAGGGCAAAGGGCCCGCTATATCCAATATGTCCCTGCCATGGATCGCCAGCTCCTCTATCCTGTCCAGCCCCCAGTCGTGACCGAGGCGCTCGTTCAGTTTATCCACGGCATAGTCCACCAGTCCTCGGATGATGGGGCCGTCGAAGGGCTCCAGAAACCAGGGAAGGACTATGAGACCGTCCAGGTATTCCACGACGGCGTCTCTCTTGTCCTTCGACTGAAGCCCCGAGATCTCGTCCTTCACCTGCGAGGTGGCCAACTCGGCGAACACGACTATACGACCGACGAAGTCGACCACATTCGATAGGTTCTCCCTTACCTTCTTGAGACTGTTCCACTCGGACAGCTCGTTCATCCGCTCTTTCAGATACTTAGCGTCGGCCACCAGAGTGCTAAGAGCTTCCTTGATCTTTTCGACGTTCTCTCTCATCGGAATTCCTCCTCTTTTCGGAACAAAAAAGGGAAGCCCACGCCGAGCTTCCCCGAAACTTTATGCCGTTCGCTACGTCTCCGGCGTCTCCAATTCCATACCCAACCTCAAAGCTTCCACCATGACGACGTTACTCTTCGGAGGGGCTCCCGGCGTCTTTATCTGTTCCCATATCCGGTCCATTTTCGAGGACAACCCCTCCATTCCCGACAACACCGGGGAGAGGTCTATGTCCGTCTGTTTGATGAAATGTCCCATCAAGACACCACCTCCATAACGAGAAGAGTCACGGTTGCCCCCGCCGAGGAGGACAGGAAGATCTCGCCCAACCGTCCCCAGTCCAGACGATCGAGGTCAAGTCCGTATTTCCCATCCAGTTTTATAGATCTCTCCCCCAGATGGATCTCCGCAATGTCGTCCCCCTCGGTGGCCGCCTGGAGAGAGAGCTTTCTGCAATAGGGGACCGGCAATGTCACGGTCTCACCGGGCGGGACGGTCACCTCTCCGGAATACAACACCTGAGAGCGAGGCTTAGGATCGCCGGAGACGACGGTAAGTCCGATCTCCTCGGCGGGAATGAAAAAGGGTACCCGTTTTTCCTCGCCGGGTACCCAGTAATGCCGCCCGAAAGATATCGGGTAGGACTTTTCGTTTTTATATGTAGGCATGGCTCTACCCTATCTGGAGCATACGCCCGGGAAGATGGACCCGATATCTCTTGCCGTCCAGCCATCCGACGGACCCTACGGCGAGAGCCTCCGGAGTCGCTAAAACCCCGGGGACTGCCCCCCTTATCTCCTCGGATGTATAGGCGAAAAGATCCGTTACGACGGGGCCGCCACTGACGGAATCCGTAGAAATAGGTGGCGAAGGAGCAAAAAGTTGCATCGTGATAATTCCCTCCGGGTTGGATTCGCTACCTAAAACGACCAGATGCTCCCCCTTGCTGGGCGGCGAAAAGGCACAACAAAGATCAGTGTCGAAGATAGCAGGGAAAGGTCCATCAAGGCCGTTGCCTTTAGAGGTGTCCACAAGGACGAGCCCCAGCACCCCGGAGTGTTCCTCTCCTTCGTCATAGCAGAAAAACACGCCGCCTTCGTTGCTGATTACCGAAGAGGTTATGGGCAAAATTCTCCAGGAAGTGGGAGATACCAGCTGATCTTCTAAAAAATCCGTCCCTATCCGCATAATGGTCCCAGATATCACGATCGGGGCGCCTAGCCCCTCGGTAGTCTGCCCGAAATAGATGCGGGGAGTCGCATAGTACCTATACCCGCTTGGACGGAAAGGCTTCCACTGGATGTTCTCAATAAAGGCACTCATGACAACGGCGGATGTCCCGTTATAAGAATATTCCAGTGTGTCGGAAGTAAGAAGATTAACAGACACATAGATGCCATTTGATTTGTCCATCAGATCAAGATTACTTATCGGGTTTTTACCTCCTATACGCATCACTTTCTCTTT from the Dethiosulfovibrio russensis genome contains:
- a CDS encoding glycosyl hydrolase 108 family protein, producing MTERFSEVLSVVLGFEGGYANDPDDRGGRTNYGITEGTLRFAYERKIVSHKDIRSLSKADAALIYWSDYWEPIGA